Proteins from a genomic interval of Quercus robur chromosome 9, dhQueRobu3.1, whole genome shotgun sequence:
- the LOC126700353 gene encoding glutathione transferase GST 23-like: MAEDSLKLLGNWVSPYSLKVKWALKLKGIQYQYVEEDLQNKSPMLLQYNPVYKKIPVLVHDDKPLAESLIILEYIDEVWKQNPLLPIDPYERAKARFWAKFVDDKCVPALMAAFSKRGEEQERAIKEAHENLKILESGLEGKRFFGGETIGFVDIAAGWIGRSAQMAGEIIGIKLIDAETMPLLDSWFQDFLGIPLIKECMPPQDKLLEHIKELHTKNLTAAST, from the exons ATGGCTGAAGACTCTCTGAAGTTGCTAGGCAACTGGGTAAGTCCTTATTCCCTTAAGGTAAAGTGGGCTTTGAAACTGAAAGGGATCCAGTACCAGTATGTGGAAGAGGATCTCCAAAACAAAAGTCCCATGCTCTTGCAGTACAACcctgtttataaaaaaattccagTCCTTGTCCATGATGATAAACCCTTGGCAGAGTCACTCATAATTCTTGAATATATTGATGAGGTGTGGAAGCAGAATCCTCTCCTTCCAATAGATCCATATGAAAGGGCCAAAGCACGGTTCTGGGCCAAATTCGTTGATGATAAG TGTGTGCCAGCACTGATGGCTGCATTTAGCAAAAGGGGGGAGGAACAAGAGAGAGCTATCAAAGAAGCTCATGAGAATTTGAAGATTCTTGAAAGTGGTCTTGAGGGGAAGCGCTTTTTTGGGGGTGAAACAATAGGCTTTGTGGATATTGCTGCTGGCTGGATTGGACGCTCGGCTCAAATGGCTGGGGAAATCATAGGCATAAAGCTGATTGATGCAGAGACCATGCCTTTACTCGATTCTTGGTTCCAAGATTTCCTTGGGATCCCACTTATTAAAGAGTGTATGCCACCTCAGGATAAATTGCTAGAGCACATCAAGGaattacacacaaaaaatttgactgCAGCATCGACTTGA
- the LOC126700794 gene encoding protein FAR1-RELATED SEQUENCE 5-like, giving the protein MRQTKPILQSNVEILRHVVELYSPEMFQMFQVEYMKIADCTIYKANKSDTIIEYKVKYSQRIQEHLVKYEASTTLVECSCKKFNFVGILCAHALKFLEHKNVKRLPVHYVLKRWTQDAKTGSIKDYHGIDIKGNAQESIGKRYSYLSHNAREISTLTVENEIMYEHTKECFEKLIKELQEIRKKCHSNNMESCIKIHGDVTTDVLQSDSICRIKNKPTVGRPKRRLKSALEKKNGFNSYF; this is encoded by the exons ATGAGGCAAACAAAACCGATTTTACAGTCTAATGTAGAGATATTGAGACATGTTGTAGAGCTATACTCCCCAGAAATGTTTCAAATGTTTCAAGTTGAATATATGAAAATTGCTGATTGTACTATTTACAAGGCTAATAAATCTGATACTATCATAGAATACAAGGTCAAATATAGTCAAAGAATTCAAGAGCACCTAGTTAAATATGAAGCCTCAACTACTTTGGTGGAATGCAGCTGCAAGAAGTTCAACTTTGTAGGAATTTTGTGTGCCCATGCTTTGAAATTTCTTGAACATAAAAATGTTAAGAGACTTCCCGTTCATTATGTATTGAAAAGATGGACGCAAGATGCAAAGACTGGTTCTATCAAGGACTATCATGGCATTGATATTAAAGGTAATGCTCAAGAGTCAATAGGAAAACGCTACTCTTATTTGAGTCACAATGCTCGTGAAATTTCTACACTTACAGTAGAGAATGAGATAATGTATGAACATACCAAagaatgttttgaaaaattaataaaggaaTTGCAAGAGATTAGAAAAAAATGTCATTCGAATAATATGGAAAGTTGCATAAAGATCCATGGTGATGTTACTACAGATGTTTTACAAAGTGATAGCATATGTAGGATTAAAAACAAACCTACTGTTGGGCGTCCAAAGAGAAGGTTGAAATCTgcattagagaagaaaaatg gtTTCAATAGCTACTTCTGA
- the LOC126700795 gene encoding protein FAR1-RELATED SEQUENCE 5-like, giving the protein MKFDCDDSAYEFYKDYAHQIGFSVQKHSVKRGNVGQIIRRTFSCSKEGERVFDKRRENASYRHPISRTGCLAQMTCHLQKDGMLHVVSFHDQHNHKFAHSPMKHMLRSKRKISLAQKAIANDAERSGISIKQTIELLSMQAGGHENLGFMDVDYKNHVHNERRMALRKGDGPAMMEYFHKMQLNAAKNLHHVFHSFKQFAKDFSDCLYEYEDEDEWLVSWDCMLKEYGLTDNKWLRSIFDVKEKWAIVYGRHMFTTNMKSTQRSESINNVLKKYLKPKHDFVRFSGHYSRVLVDKRR; this is encoded by the exons atgaaatttgatTGTGATGATAGTGCATATGAATTTTACAAAGACTATGCTCACCAAATCGGCTTTAGTGTACAGAAACATTCTGTAAAGCGAGGAAATGTGGGGCAAATTATAAGGAGAACATTTAGTTGCTCAAAAGAGGGTGAACGAGTTTTTGACAAACGTCGCGAAAATGCATCTTATCGTCATCCAATTTCACGAACAGGTTGTTTAGCACAGATGACTTGTCATCTTCAAAAGGATGGTATGTTACATGTTGTTTCTTTTCACGACCAGCATAATCATAAGTTTGCTCATTCTCCAATGAAACATATGTTAAGATCGAAGAGAAAAATTTCACTTGCTCAAAAAGCCATTGCAAATGATGCAGAGAGGTCTGGAATATCAATAAAACAAACCATTGAATTATTGAGCATGCAAGCTGGGGGTCATGAAAATCTTGGGTTTATGGATGTTGACTATAAGAATCATGTACATAATGAGAGAAGGATGGCTTTGAGAAAAGGAGATGGACCTGCAATGATGGAGTACTTTCATAAGATGCAATTG AATGCTGCTAAGAATCTACATCATGTATTTCATTCATTTAAGCAATTTGCAAAAGATTTTAGTGATTGTTTATATGagtatgaagatgaagatgaatggCTTGTTTCATGGGATTGTATGCTTAAGGAATATGGTCTTACTGATAATAAATGGTTGCGTAGCATATTTGATGTGAAAGAAAAATGGGCTATTGTATATGGTCGACACATGTTCACTACCAATATGAAAAGCACCCAACGTAGTGAGTCAATAAACAATGTGTTGAAGAAATATTTGAAACCAAAACATGATTTTGTGCGCTTTTCAGGACATTACTCTAGAGTTTTGGTTGATAAGAGACGTTAA